From a single Streptomyces liliifuscus genomic region:
- a CDS encoding WD40 repeat domain-containing protein yields MRRSLALLFGALLAGVLVAPAVAADSAGSEGADGFTIKDPRITESSGLVASRAHPGIYWTHNDSDDGAFLYAVDSKTGETVATVTMTGVGRPRDVEAISMGPNGHLYVGDIGDNLGGTWDHVWIYELPEPKQLKNQTVRATQYDVKYADGARDAEALMVHPKTGRVYIVSKNEDGGGLYEGPAKLTPSGTNTFKRIGAIDLWVTDGAFSPDGKQLAVRGYFGGLAYDWNGGKVKREGRLSVPLQGQGESMAYTPDGSTLLYGSEGSDSSVEPGNVPGGGGGDGKSPSGEGSSADGGGGGDGMNADIKMGAVALVVALAVIYGLKRLLRRD; encoded by the coding sequence ATGCGTCGCTCGCTTGCGCTCCTTTTCGGGGCCCTCCTCGCCGGGGTGCTCGTCGCGCCCGCCGTTGCCGCCGACAGCGCCGGTTCGGAGGGGGCGGACGGGTTCACGATCAAGGATCCCCGGATCACCGAGTCCAGCGGGCTCGTCGCCTCCCGCGCCCACCCCGGCATCTACTGGACCCACAACGACAGCGACGACGGGGCCTTCCTCTACGCCGTCGACAGCAAGACCGGTGAGACCGTCGCCACCGTCACCATGACGGGCGTCGGCCGGCCCCGGGACGTCGAGGCCATCTCCATGGGCCCGAACGGCCACCTCTACGTCGGCGACATCGGCGACAACCTCGGCGGCACCTGGGACCACGTCTGGATCTACGAGCTGCCCGAGCCCAAGCAGCTCAAGAACCAGACCGTCCGCGCCACGCAGTACGACGTGAAGTACGCCGACGGGGCACGCGACGCCGAGGCGCTGATGGTCCACCCGAAGACCGGGCGCGTCTACATCGTCTCGAAGAACGAGGACGGGGGCGGGCTCTACGAGGGGCCCGCCAAGCTCACCCCCTCCGGCACCAACACCTTCAAACGCATCGGCGCCATCGACCTCTGGGTCACCGACGGCGCCTTCTCCCCCGACGGCAAGCAGCTCGCCGTACGCGGCTACTTCGGCGGCCTCGCGTACGACTGGAACGGCGGGAAGGTGAAGCGCGAGGGGCGGCTGAGCGTGCCGCTCCAGGGGCAGGGCGAGTCGATGGCGTACACCCCCGACGGATCCACACTGCTGTACGGGAGCGAGGGCTCGGACAGTTCCGTGGAGCCGGGGAACGTACCGGGCGGGGGTGGCGGAGACGGTAAGTCGCCTTCCGGGGAAGGCAGTTCGGCCGACGGGGGTGGGGGTGGCGACGGCATGAACGCCGACATCAAGATGGGTGCGGTTGCGTTGGTGGTCGCCCTGGCCGTCATCTACGGGCTCAAGCGACTGCTGCGGCGCGACTGA
- a CDS encoding SGNH/GDSL hydrolase family protein, with translation MLRFMPVGDSMTIGSAGEHTWRYRMWQHLRATYGGPFKIVGPRETLYDKATETADSYEYADQDFPRAHLAGWGEGWHHLTPLIADTVRKSRADVLLVSLGLIDLGFYTNAAQTAENARAFIAEARSANARVAMVLLPVIPNARAETDAPFAREVALFNELLAKTVADLDEPGSPLLLASVPPSYDINHDTYDGTHPNASGEHKLAAAFAEAMHQAWDVGAPYEAETA, from the coding sequence ATGCTCAGGTTCATGCCCGTAGGCGATTCCATGACCATCGGAAGCGCGGGCGAACACACATGGCGCTACCGGATGTGGCAGCACCTGCGCGCGACGTACGGCGGCCCCTTCAAGATCGTCGGCCCTCGCGAGACGCTCTACGACAAGGCCACGGAGACCGCCGACTCGTACGAGTACGCCGACCAGGACTTCCCCCGCGCCCATCTGGCGGGGTGGGGCGAGGGCTGGCACCACCTGACCCCGCTGATCGCGGACACGGTCCGCAAGTCGCGCGCGGACGTGCTCCTCGTCTCCCTCGGACTGATCGACCTGGGCTTCTACACGAACGCGGCCCAGACGGCGGAGAACGCCCGCGCCTTCATCGCCGAGGCCCGCTCGGCGAACGCCCGCGTGGCGATGGTCCTCCTGCCGGTGATCCCGAACGCGAGGGCGGAGACCGACGCGCCCTTCGCCCGCGAGGTCGCCCTCTTCAACGAACTCCTCGCGAAGACGGTCGCGGACCTGGACGAGCCCGGGTCCCCCCTCCTGCTGGCCTCGGTCCCGCCCTCGTACGACATCAACCACGACACGTACGACGGCACCCACCCCAACGCCTCCGGCGAACACAAACTGGCGGCGGCCTTCGCCGAGGCGATGCACCAGGCGTGGGACGTGGGCGCCCCGTACGAGGCCGAAACCGCCTGA
- a CDS encoding Uma2 family endonuclease: MTVLEDRIEMADTNVDRLDEWFERLERMPVPEGIKVEIVGGNVFMTPQRSVHWHVIRRIIRALEDRFGMDVEALSDVRIDFPGHENGFCPDVVKMRDGATDGTESRWRHDDVEFVAEVISRGTAQNDYGPKKDAYAAAEVPVYLIADPYQGKCHLYTQPKDGEYVIETSVAFGADVDMTGTVLDLTLKTDEFPRD; encoded by the coding sequence ATGACCGTCCTGGAAGACAGGATCGAGATGGCCGACACGAACGTCGATCGCCTGGACGAGTGGTTCGAGCGACTTGAGCGGATGCCCGTCCCCGAGGGAATCAAGGTTGAGATCGTCGGGGGTAACGTCTTCATGACGCCGCAGCGAAGCGTCCACTGGCACGTCATCCGGAGGATCATCCGGGCGTTGGAAGACAGGTTCGGCATGGACGTCGAGGCGTTGTCCGACGTGCGGATCGACTTCCCCGGTCACGAGAACGGCTTCTGCCCCGACGTGGTCAAGATGCGTGACGGCGCTACGGATGGCACCGAAAGCCGCTGGCGTCACGATGATGTCGAATTCGTCGCCGAGGTCATCTCAAGGGGAACGGCCCAGAACGACTACGGCCCCAAAAAGGACGCCTACGCCGCCGCCGAAGTCCCCGTCTACCTCATCGCCGACCCGTACCAGGGCAAGTGCCACCTCTACACACAGCCCAAGGACGGGGAGTACGTCATCGAAACCTCCGTCGCCTTCGGCGCGGACGTCGACATGACGGGCACGGTTCTCGACCTCACCCTCAAGACGGACGAGTTCCCCCGGGACTGA
- a CDS encoding MarR family transcriptional regulator, with the protein MTTQQLTPYPRQQLAAQPIGYWTGAAHREVVGRIRRELATESLTQPHWWILNHVAAAPAHWTRSALAAKLTRYDDQGIDFAEVFADLASRGWTTEDTTGTLTLTEAGEAGRVRAKERNLRAHEETHAGITEEEYVATLDVLRRVIANLGGDSDLPE; encoded by the coding sequence ATGACCACACAGCAGCTCACCCCGTACCCCCGTCAGCAGCTCGCCGCCCAGCCCATCGGGTACTGGACGGGCGCCGCCCACCGTGAGGTGGTGGGCCGGATCCGCAGGGAGCTGGCGACGGAGTCGCTCACGCAGCCCCACTGGTGGATCCTCAACCACGTCGCCGCGGCCCCGGCCCACTGGACCCGCTCCGCACTCGCCGCCAAGCTCACCCGCTACGACGACCAGGGCATCGACTTCGCCGAGGTCTTCGCCGACCTGGCGAGCCGCGGCTGGACGACTGAGGACACCACCGGCACCCTCACCCTCACCGAGGCGGGAGAAGCCGGTCGCGTCCGCGCCAAGGAGCGCAACCTCCGGGCCCACGAGGAGACCCACGCCGGGATCACCGAGGAAGAGTACGTGGCCACGCTCGATGTGCTGCGTCGGGTGATAGCGAATCTGGGCGGGGACAGCGACCTGCCGGAATGA
- a CDS encoding SMI1/KNR4 family protein translates to MTVDESWEKVERWLARYAPEDELPEPAGRDDLARLSEQAGIRLPPDIEQSLLRHNGSGLVTVVPPGFVLYGVDEIARSYTEWHVLKSDEPVYVPIGSLGPLEMTVDTRTGHIGSYDPVQGYVRDDDPLGASFSALLAFVADALDSSPPWIAMLPGGEEWEATHEDADFPGTLSWTDEAGEPADWDMNSLNRRFGFTDDGNSS, encoded by the coding sequence GTGACGGTCGACGAGTCGTGGGAGAAGGTCGAGCGGTGGCTGGCGCGGTATGCGCCCGAGGACGAACTGCCGGAGCCGGCCGGGCGGGACGACCTCGCGAGACTGTCGGAGCAGGCCGGCATCCGCCTTCCGCCGGACATCGAACAGTCGTTGCTCCGGCACAACGGCTCGGGGCTCGTCACGGTCGTCCCGCCCGGATTCGTTCTGTACGGCGTCGACGAGATCGCGCGCTCCTACACCGAGTGGCACGTCCTCAAGAGCGACGAGCCCGTGTACGTGCCCATCGGCAGCCTCGGCCCGCTGGAGATGACGGTCGACACGAGGACGGGACACATCGGGAGCTACGACCCCGTGCAGGGGTACGTCCGGGACGACGATCCGCTCGGGGCGTCGTTCTCGGCCCTGCTGGCATTCGTGGCGGACGCGCTGGACTCCTCCCCGCCGTGGATCGCGATGCTGCCGGGCGGGGAAGAGTGGGAGGCGACGCACGAGGACGCCGATTTCCCCGGCACCCTCTCCTGGACGGACGAAGCCGGCGAACCTGCCGACTGGGACATGAACAGTCTCAACCGCCGGTTCGGGTTCACCGACGACGGCAACAGCTCCTGA
- a CDS encoding helix-turn-helix domain-containing protein, with the protein MFGSLLRFFRERAGLTQEGLGGHAGYSKSQVAMVERGERPPKGRLVEIADEVLGAQGALLAAGKKLRASRFPAWFEDYAELEAKAGVINMYANHVVPGMLQAEAYARAIINCHCPPFEDEEVEAHVTARLERQKVLQRKPAPLVAFVLEEHTLTRPVGGPTALKEQLSHILEIGQRRNIEIQVMPHNREVHAGLNGPMILLETAERNQLAYVEGPGGGYFVDQQPNLGDLFAQYGILRAQALSPEESTKLIERVADAL; encoded by the coding sequence ATGTTCGGCTCGTTGCTTCGGTTCTTCCGCGAACGGGCCGGTCTGACGCAGGAGGGGTTGGGCGGGCACGCCGGTTACTCCAAGTCGCAAGTCGCCATGGTGGAGCGGGGCGAGCGTCCGCCCAAGGGCAGGCTCGTCGAGATCGCGGATGAGGTGCTGGGTGCACAAGGTGCACTTCTTGCGGCGGGCAAGAAGCTGAGGGCCAGTCGCTTTCCCGCATGGTTCGAGGACTACGCCGAGTTGGAGGCCAAGGCCGGCGTCATCAACATGTACGCGAACCATGTGGTCCCCGGCATGCTCCAGGCGGAGGCGTATGCACGGGCGATCATCAACTGCCACTGCCCGCCCTTCGAGGACGAGGAGGTCGAGGCCCACGTGACAGCCCGGCTGGAGCGTCAGAAGGTACTGCAGCGCAAGCCCGCGCCACTCGTGGCCTTCGTACTGGAGGAGCACACCTTGACCCGGCCTGTCGGCGGCCCCACGGCTCTCAAGGAACAGCTGAGCCACATCCTTGAGATCGGCCAGCGGCGCAATATCGAGATCCAGGTGATGCCGCACAACCGCGAGGTCCATGCCGGGCTCAACGGTCCGATGATTCTGTTGGAGACCGCCGAGCGCAATCAACTTGCCTACGTGGAGGGACCGGGCGGAGGCTACTTCGTGGACCAACAGCCCAACCTGGGTGACCTGTTCGCGCAATATGGCATTCTGCGAGCTCAGGCCCTCAGCCCAGAGGAATCCACGAAGCTGATCGAACGGGTGGCAGACGCGCTATGA
- a CDS encoding DUF397 domain-containing protein, with product MSTDLNWFKSSYSGSQGGECLEIAIAQTAPAAIPTTIHVRDSKTPAAPTLRVTPAPWTAFLAHVTAS from the coding sequence ATGAGCACTGACCTGAACTGGTTCAAGAGCAGCTACAGCGGCAGCCAGGGCGGCGAATGCCTAGAGATAGCCATAGCCCAGACCGCCCCCGCCGCCATCCCCACCACCATCCACGTCCGCGACTCGAAAACCCCCGCCGCCCCCACCCTCAGGGTCACCCCCGCGCCATGGACCGCCTTCCTCGCCCACGTCACCGCGTCGTGA
- a CDS encoding effector-associated constant component EACC1 — MEIRITMDGARHDSERRSLYKWLRDDRELRGVVEVAMVGSEPEEPDTDTMGADFETIAVVLNTALQLGSLTVAIAAWRQGHAPRSTMVIERDGVRITLPDGRLDDAEALLRALEDRGEDGEGRR; from the coding sequence ATGGAGATCCGGATCACGATGGACGGAGCTCGGCACGACTCCGAGCGGCGTTCCCTCTACAAGTGGCTGCGCGACGACCGGGAGTTGAGGGGGGTCGTCGAGGTCGCGATGGTCGGCTCGGAACCCGAGGAGCCGGACACCGACACGATGGGGGCCGACTTCGAGACCATCGCCGTCGTCCTGAACACCGCGCTGCAGCTCGGCAGCCTCACCGTGGCGATCGCGGCGTGGCGGCAGGGACACGCACCCCGTTCGACGATGGTCATCGAGCGCGACGGAGTGAGGATCACGCTCCCCGACGGCCGTCTCGACGACGCCGAGGCACTCCTGCGCGCCTTGGAGGACCGGGGCGAGGACGGGGAGGGTCGCCGATGA
- a CDS encoding caspase, EACC1-associated type: MSGETNSRIDPARSACVLIGVDAYTALDPLRAVRNNLTRLEEALTDPGIWGVARESCQVVSNPATQQELIGPVRKAATAAQDTLIVYYAGHGFIDHSDGSLYLTLPGTEPGEIDGAVPYEWLRRAIRDNGSAKRRIVVLDCCYSGKALDGMSAAGTLQVTALMNDVEGSYVVAASAANRLALSPRGEECTAFTGELVNVLGHGIPGDPEVLPLGRVFHHVRTSLQRKRRPQPELQDRNGIGSLLFVRNRQHVAQAVPPPSEGAPTAPGRGRRGYLVAAAVAVVAALTTAGAMFWWPAEEAAGPCSETASLLSVSDALGKVDDPKYQRAPLDGLSAIALDGPAHAWVLADNDPGRMFHVALGTPDRLDPDPESGEGIRTLKRKDGTPYRRGFDGEGLVVEKGADTMLISAERDSAIHRFRIADGKELGTLPVPGPWRNIPSGGRADGNRNVESLTATSDGRHLYTGLEGPLAGDGDSAGRNLLRIQRYTGSPGGSYALDGQYAYEADAGAYLAELVAVDTDRLLALERTYAAGMGNRIRVYDVTLTGMKDVTKVKYLTDELPDTFATESKRLVLDLADCPSGDLKAPEGQTQPNPLLDNVEGMALGGRLTEGEHRGRRLLYLISDNNSSPKQVTRVYALSVSLK; this comes from the coding sequence ATGAGCGGGGAGACCAACTCCCGGATCGATCCGGCGCGTTCGGCCTGCGTGCTCATCGGGGTCGACGCGTACACCGCCCTGGATCCGCTGCGGGCCGTACGGAACAACCTCACCCGGCTCGAAGAGGCGTTGACGGACCCGGGTATCTGGGGCGTAGCCCGGGAATCGTGCCAGGTCGTGTCCAATCCGGCGACACAGCAGGAGCTGATCGGCCCGGTCCGCAAAGCGGCCACGGCCGCTCAGGACACTCTGATCGTCTACTACGCGGGCCACGGGTTCATCGACCACTCGGACGGCAGTCTCTATCTGACGCTTCCCGGGACGGAACCCGGGGAGATCGACGGGGCGGTGCCCTACGAATGGCTGCGCCGCGCCATTCGCGACAACGGCTCGGCCAAGCGTCGCATCGTGGTGCTGGACTGTTGCTACAGCGGCAAGGCGCTCGACGGCATGTCCGCCGCGGGGACCCTGCAGGTCACGGCCCTCATGAACGACGTCGAGGGGTCGTACGTGGTGGCGGCCTCGGCCGCGAACCGACTGGCGCTGTCCCCCCGGGGCGAGGAGTGCACGGCTTTCACCGGTGAACTCGTGAACGTCCTGGGGCACGGCATCCCGGGCGATCCGGAGGTGCTGCCCCTGGGCAGGGTCTTCCACCACGTCCGCACCAGTCTGCAGCGCAAGCGGCGGCCGCAGCCCGAACTGCAGGACCGCAACGGCATCGGCTCGCTGCTCTTCGTCAGGAACCGGCAGCACGTCGCGCAGGCCGTCCCACCGCCGTCCGAAGGGGCACCGACCGCACCCGGGCGCGGGCGGCGCGGATACCTGGTGGCAGCCGCGGTGGCGGTGGTCGCGGCTCTCACGACGGCGGGGGCCATGTTCTGGTGGCCCGCCGAGGAGGCGGCCGGGCCCTGCTCGGAGACCGCGTCTCTGCTGAGCGTCTCCGACGCCCTGGGCAAGGTCGACGATCCGAAGTACCAGCGGGCCCCTCTGGACGGCCTGTCCGCGATCGCGCTGGACGGACCGGCTCACGCATGGGTATTGGCCGACAACGACCCGGGCCGGATGTTCCACGTCGCGCTCGGCACCCCCGACCGCCTCGATCCCGATCCCGAGAGCGGCGAGGGAATCCGGACCCTCAAACGCAAGGACGGCACCCCGTACAGGCGAGGCTTCGACGGTGAGGGCCTGGTCGTCGAGAAGGGCGCCGACACCATGCTGATCAGTGCGGAGCGGGACTCGGCGATCCATCGGTTCCGGATCGCGGACGGCAAGGAGCTGGGCACCCTGCCCGTCCCCGGACCCTGGCGGAACATCCCCTCCGGAGGGCGGGCCGACGGAAACCGCAACGTCGAGTCCCTGACCGCCACGTCGGACGGCCGCCACCTCTACACGGGCCTCGAAGGGCCGCTCGCCGGCGACGGCGACTCGGCGGGCCGCAACCTGTTGCGCATCCAGCGCTACACGGGCTCGCCGGGCGGCTCGTACGCCCTCGACGGCCAGTACGCGTACGAGGCCGACGCGGGCGCCTATCTGGCGGAACTCGTCGCGGTCGACACCGACCGGCTGCTCGCACTGGAGCGCACGTACGCCGCGGGCATGGGCAACAGGATCCGCGTCTACGACGTCACGCTCACCGGCATGAAGGACGTCACGAAGGTCAAGTACCTGACCGACGAACTCCCCGACACCTTCGCCACCGAGAGCAAGCGGCTCGTACTCGACCTGGCCGACTGCCCCTCCGGAGACCTCAAGGCACCCGAGGGACAGACCCAGCCGAACCCGCTCCTCGACAACGTGGAGGGCATGGCTCTCGGCGGCCGCCTCACCGAGGGGGAACACCGTGGCCGCCGCCTGCTCTATCTGATCAGCGACAACAACAGCAGCCCGAAACAGGTCACCAGGGTGTACGCCCTCAGCGTGTCCCTGAAGTGA
- a CDS encoding 4-hydroxybenzoate 3-monooxygenase, with the protein MVVLGAGPAGLVLGNILVDRGIDCVVLERAERTHVQTRARAGFLAANTVRILERHGLADGLHRRGQLHSTCEFRTEDGRFRLDYGGLGQGEPHTVYPQQDLVTDLLTRFLDRGGQIRFGSEAVAVRAADSERPEVAVREADGRPALWRARYVAGCDGRHGAARRSLPAGTVRHHRDHGVTWLGLLAEAPPSLDAVGYAVHERGFAGHMARTSEVTRYYLQCERGTPADAWSEERIWDELELRMRARTYGPLHRGRLVQRSVVDLESDVLEPLRHGALFLVGDAAGLISPSAAKGANLAVLEAEVLGRALIDDLVVGDSKGLDAYSARCLTHIWRAQEFSHWMIGLLHGPSGADGESLFHNSLRRSRLTSLRTSRSQQDWFAEHYVGV; encoded by the coding sequence GTGGTCGTCCTCGGGGCCGGGCCGGCCGGGCTCGTGCTCGGCAACATCCTGGTGGACAGGGGGATCGACTGCGTCGTCCTGGAGCGGGCGGAGCGCACGCATGTGCAGACGCGGGCGCGTGCCGGGTTCCTGGCCGCCAACACCGTGCGGATCCTGGAGCGGCACGGTCTCGCCGACGGGCTGCACCGGCGCGGGCAGCTCCACAGCACCTGCGAGTTCCGTACCGAGGACGGCCGGTTCCGGCTGGACTACGGCGGGCTCGGGCAGGGGGAGCCGCACACCGTCTACCCCCAACAGGACCTGGTGACCGACCTGTTGACGCGGTTCCTGGACCGCGGCGGACAGATCCGTTTCGGCAGCGAGGCCGTGGCCGTGCGCGCCGCCGACAGCGAGCGGCCCGAGGTGGCCGTGCGTGAGGCCGACGGGCGGCCCGCCCTGTGGCGGGCACGGTACGTGGCCGGCTGCGACGGGCGGCACGGCGCTGCCCGGCGTTCACTGCCGGCCGGTACCGTCCGCCACCACCGCGACCACGGCGTCACCTGGCTCGGCCTGCTCGCCGAGGCGCCGCCCAGTCTGGACGCCGTCGGATACGCGGTGCACGAGCGCGGGTTCGCCGGGCACATGGCCCGTACCAGCGAGGTCACCCGCTACTACCTGCAGTGCGAGCGCGGCACCCCCGCCGACGCCTGGTCCGAGGAACGGATCTGGGACGAGCTGGAGCTGCGGATGCGGGCGCGCACATACGGTCCGCTGCACCGCGGGCGCCTCGTGCAGCGTTCCGTCGTCGACCTGGAGTCCGACGTGCTCGAACCGCTGCGCCACGGCGCCCTGTTCCTCGTCGGCGACGCCGCCGGTCTGATCAGCCCCTCCGCCGCGAAGGGCGCCAATCTCGCGGTCCTGGAAGCGGAGGTCCTGGGCCGCGCCCTCATCGACGACCTCGTCGTCGGGGACTCCAAGGGCCTCGACGCCTACTCGGCACGGTGTCTGACGCACATCTGGCGTGCGCAGGAGTTCTCGCACTGGATGATCGGGCTGCTGCACGGCCCGTCCGGCGCGGACGGCGAGTCGCTGTTCCACAACTCCCTGCGCCGCTCCCGCCTCACCTCGCTGCGCACCTCGCGCAGCCAGCAGGACTGGTTCGCCGAGCACTACGTCGGCGTGTAG
- a CDS encoding methyltransferase: MITALSGDTSRLRATVGFVKEQDTATLLQLLLPGLDGPELRALAERCDFSHAALLVFPPDEAALSATLAACGLEADAPPRPSVIVRERLAVRHKRSAAELDVGILRPAVECLDGARRMVEVFALTVPPGSDLDSVAAHEREQQHETHVAFEVATPDPLVLRGLCAAFGRYGASPDGGGYNPHENGTVFYFSAPAEAKAAGYRRVELYVPGDHRDVLAAHLDEHRRRQPAETLLRLLTGAWTTQALAAFARLGVADAMDEERAVGVDELARDIGASAPNLATLLRYLAMLGVVGEDRDGFRLTDTGGLLRTDAEGSMRALALMYGGPFYESFAGLDHTVRTGQVAFEQRFGENHFDHFARDPELAELFDRSMAAGSRMFDPLPVHPVLTAAAEGDTVVDIAGGNGELLGRILSAHPRLHGILLERPHTVETARRLLGAAGHAERCAFRAGDFADVPAGGDVYVLSRVLHDWDDDRCVEILRHCARAMPPAADLLVVERVLPADGSASLATAWDLHMMCNVGGRERSADHYARLFADAGLTLVGVSALPLDGSVLHVRRTGATNTGSKP; this comes from the coding sequence ATGATCACAGCATTGTCGGGCGATACGTCCCGCCTGCGCGCGACGGTCGGCTTCGTCAAGGAACAGGACACCGCCACACTGCTCCAGCTCCTGCTCCCCGGGCTCGACGGCCCTGAGCTGCGGGCCCTGGCGGAGCGCTGCGACTTCTCGCACGCGGCGCTGCTCGTCTTCCCGCCCGACGAGGCGGCGCTGAGCGCCACGCTCGCCGCCTGCGGGCTCGAAGCGGACGCGCCACCGCGGCCCAGTGTCATCGTGCGCGAGCGTCTCGCCGTACGGCACAAGCGCAGTGCGGCGGAGCTCGACGTCGGCATTCTGCGCCCCGCGGTGGAGTGCCTGGACGGGGCGCGGCGCATGGTCGAGGTGTTCGCGCTGACCGTGCCGCCGGGGTCGGACCTCGACTCGGTCGCCGCGCACGAGCGGGAGCAACAGCACGAGACGCATGTCGCGTTCGAGGTCGCCACACCGGACCCGCTGGTGCTGCGCGGCCTGTGCGCGGCCTTCGGGCGGTACGGCGCGTCCCCTGACGGCGGCGGCTACAACCCGCACGAGAACGGCACGGTGTTCTACTTCAGCGCGCCCGCCGAGGCCAAGGCGGCCGGGTACCGGCGCGTGGAGCTGTACGTCCCCGGCGACCACCGCGACGTCCTCGCCGCCCACCTCGACGAGCACCGCAGGCGACAGCCCGCCGAGACCCTGCTGCGCCTGCTGACCGGGGCGTGGACGACACAGGCCCTGGCCGCGTTCGCGCGCCTTGGGGTGGCCGACGCGATGGACGAGGAACGGGCCGTCGGCGTGGACGAACTGGCGCGGGACATCGGTGCGTCGGCGCCGAACCTGGCCACCCTGCTGCGCTATCTCGCCATGCTCGGCGTGGTGGGCGAGGACCGCGACGGTTTCCGGCTCACGGACACCGGCGGGCTGCTGCGCACGGACGCCGAAGGGTCGATGCGGGCGCTGGCGCTGATGTACGGGGGACCGTTCTACGAGTCCTTCGCCGGGCTCGACCACACCGTGCGCACCGGACAGGTCGCCTTCGAGCAGCGCTTCGGCGAGAACCACTTCGACCACTTCGCCCGCGATCCCGAACTCGCCGAACTCTTCGACCGGTCCATGGCCGCCGGTTCACGGATGTTCGACCCGCTGCCCGTCCACCCGGTCCTCACCGCGGCGGCGGAAGGGGACACCGTGGTCGACATCGCCGGCGGCAACGGGGAACTGCTCGGCCGAATCCTTTCCGCACATCCCCGCCTGCACGGCATCCTGCTGGAGCGCCCGCACACCGTGGAGACCGCCCGCCGCCTCCTCGGCGCGGCCGGCCACGCGGAGCGGTGCGCCTTCCGGGCGGGCGACTTCGCGGACGTACCCGCGGGCGGCGACGTCTACGTCCTGTCCCGCGTGCTGCACGACTGGGACGACGACCGCTGCGTCGAGATCCTGCGCCACTGCGCCCGCGCGATGCCCCCCGCCGCCGATCTGCTCGTCGTCGAACGCGTCCTGCCCGCCGACGGCTCGGCCTCGCTGGCCACGGCCTGGGACCTGCACATGATGTGCAACGTCGGCGGCCGCGAACGGAGCGCCGACCACTACGCCCGGCTGTTCGCCGACGCGGGCCTCACCCTGGTGGGCGTGTCCGCACTGCCCCTGGACGGCAGCGTGCTGCACGTCCGCAGGACAGGGGCGACGAACACCGGGTCCAAACCCTAG
- a CDS encoding aldo/keto reductase, with amino-acid sequence MKYTQLGRTGLKVSRLVLGTMNFGPQTDEADSHAIMDAALDAGINYFDTANVYGWGENKGRTEEIIGNWFAKGGERRDKVVLATKVYGNMAADGDAWPNHDKLSAVNIRRAVDASLKRLRTDYIDIYQFHHIDRRTPFEEIWQAIDVLVQQGKILYVGSSNFPGYKIAQANEIAARRGGTIGLVSEQCLYNLAERRAEMEVIPAAQEYGLGVIPWSPLHGGLLGGVIKKEVEGGRRASGRAADSLANTAIRAQIQSYEDLLDKHGIEPGEAALAWLLTRPGVTGPIVGPRTAEQLESALRAVELELTDDLLTGLDEIFPGPGPSPEAFAW; translated from the coding sequence ATGAAGTACACGCAGCTGGGACGCACAGGACTCAAGGTCAGCCGACTCGTGCTCGGCACCATGAACTTCGGTCCGCAGACCGACGAGGCCGACAGCCACGCGATCATGGACGCGGCGCTGGACGCGGGGATCAACTACTTCGACACCGCCAACGTGTACGGCTGGGGCGAGAACAAGGGCCGTACCGAAGAGATCATCGGCAACTGGTTCGCCAAGGGCGGCGAGCGGCGCGACAAGGTCGTGCTCGCCACCAAGGTGTACGGGAACATGGCCGCCGACGGCGACGCCTGGCCCAACCACGACAAGCTCTCCGCGGTCAACATCCGCCGTGCGGTCGACGCGAGCCTCAAGCGGCTCCGGACCGACTACATCGACATCTACCAGTTCCATCACATCGACCGCCGCACTCCCTTCGAGGAGATCTGGCAGGCCATCGACGTGCTCGTACAGCAGGGCAAGATCCTCTACGTCGGGTCCTCCAACTTCCCCGGCTACAAGATCGCCCAGGCCAACGAGATCGCCGCCCGGCGCGGCGGCACCATCGGGCTCGTCAGCGAGCAGTGCCTCTACAACCTCGCCGAGCGCCGCGCCGAGATGGAGGTCATTCCGGCCGCGCAGGAGTACGGGCTCGGTGTCATCCCGTGGTCCCCGCTGCACGGCGGTCTGCTCGGCGGGGTCATCAAGAAGGAGGTCGAGGGCGGACGCCGGGCGAGCGGCCGGGCCGCCGACTCCCTCGCCAACACCGCCATCCGCGCACAGATCCAGTCGTACGAGGACCTGCTCGACAAGCACGGCATCGAGCCCGGCGAGGCCGCCCTGGCCTGGCTCCTCACCCGCCCCGGCGTCACCGGCCCGATCGTCGGACCGCGCACCGCCGAGCAACTGGAATCCGCCCTGCGGGCCGTCGAACTGGAACTGACCGACGACCTGCTGACCGGCCTCGACGAGATCTTCCCGGGCCCGGGCCCGTCCCCGGAGGCCTTCGCCTGGTAG